The genomic stretch AGACCGGCGTGGGTGTGCCGCTGGCGGTCAATCCCGATGGGCCGAGCCTGTTTGTCAGCCTCGGCGCCGATGCCGGCGCGGAGACAAACGTCACGCTCTCGATCGTCGACATCGTCGGCGACGGCTTCATCGGCAATGGCTCGGCCAACGGCGACGACACGTTTGACGGCGTCGCGGCGACCTCGGTTGCCGCGGATTTCTTCGAGTTTGCGCCGGGCACCTCGGTCACATTCGCCTACGCCGGGCTGACTCCCGGCGCGCTGTTTACGATCGCGTCGTTCAGCTCGAACACGCTGCCGGGCATCGGCGACAGCAACAGCGGCGCCGCGACCGTCGGCGACACGACGATCGACTTCTTCCCCGCCGCCACCGGGCCCGCCGGCACCGGAACCCTCTTCGCCTTTGGTGACATCGCGGCCGACGCAAACGGCTCGATCGAGATCACCTTCGAAGCCACCGGCACCGAGCCGACCTTCGTCAGCGGCTTCTTCATCAGCGGCCTGTTCGAGCCGATCCCGTCGCCCGGCAGCCTCGCTCTGGCCGGCCCACTCGTATTCGCCGCAGCGCGACGTCGGCGCGAGCTGGCAGTCGCTGCCGCGCCAGCAACACCATCAAACCACAACCAAGATAGCCGCCACAGCTGACAAGCACGGTTCTCAGGCACAGGAAGTCCGGCTACGCTGCGACATCCGTGTGCATGCGTGCGCAAATCATCGGAGGGACGGGCAGCCGCTTCACGCATGGTGAGTCTTGGCCGATGATCGAGTAGCGTGGTGTGGCGTGCGCCGAAATCTGGGAGCACCCGAGATGAGGCGATTCGTTGCAATGCTCACCGCGTCTTCGATCATGCTCGGTGTCATCGGTTGCGCGAACGACGTTCGTCTCTCCGAGCGCGAGCCGGGTGCAGCACTCCGCGACGAGCTCCGCACGCGGCTGACCTCAACCCAACTCAGCGGCTTCACCGCCGACGCACTCGACAGGGTGCTGCTCACCTCGCTGGCCGAGGACGACCCGCTCAGCGCTGTCGAGCGTCTGCGCGAACTCGCGGAGGACGAGCCCGACGCGAATTGGAGGCTTGCCGCATCCGAGCTGCTGCTCGACGCGGCGATCGAGGCTTCACCGCAAGACGCCACGCTCTATCTGGCCTGCGCGCACGAGGCACAACGCCTTCTCGAGCGCGCGATCGACGGCGACCTGGGCCTGCTCGATTCACGGTCCGCCTTCGCGGCCAGCCTGTACCGGCGAGCCGTCGCCCGCGCTGTCGACCTCTCAGACCAGCTCTGGCTGACCGGAGCCGGCAGCACCGAAACACTCACGGGCCGGGGCGGCGCTTTTGAACTCTCGCTCGTCCCGCCGGCCCGCGGCATGCGGTATCCCGCGGGCCTCTTCGACAGGCTGACCCCGACCGACGGTATCGAAGTCGCAGGCATGCGGCACCACTTCCGGGTCCGGGCTTTCGGCGCACCGGTCACCGCCGTCCGCGAGCAGGCCGCTGCCGAGCCGCCACGCACCGAGCCGCTGATCCCGCCCGAGGGCATCATGGCACCGGCCACGGTCACGATGCGGTTCGGTGAGCCCCATGCAAATGGATCGATACCGACAGCGATCGATCTCTGGAACACCGACCGGGTCCGGGCCGTCGAGTACCGCGGCTCCATGCTGAGGCTCTCGGTCGATGTCACCGCGCCCATCGCCACGCTCTTCGCCCGTGCTCGGCTCGTCGGCGAAGGACAGACCGGCATGTTCGATGCGCGCGACCGCGAGAACCGCATCGGGATCTATCTGCACGAGCCGTACGACCCGACCAAGATCCCCGTTGTGCTCGTCCACGGCCTCCGGTCCAGCCCGGCGACCTGGCGGGACATGCTCAACGACCTCCGCTCCGATCCGGTCCTCCGCGAGCGGTACCAGTTCTGGATGTTCCTCTATCCCTCTGGCCTGCCGATCCCCAGATCAGCGTCCTTCCTGCGAGACTCGCTCGGCAACGCACGGCATACGCTCGATCCGTACCGCGAATCGCGGGCGATGGACCGCATGGTGCTCGTGGGCCACAGCATGGGCGGGTTGCTGATCAAGGCGCAGCTTCAGGACAGCGGCGATGTGCTCTGGGATTCGCTGCACCCGGAGCCATTCGGTGATGTGCCGATGCCGCAGGACGTCCGCGAGCACCTCGGAACCGTCTTCTTCTACAACGCGGACCCCCGTATTGCCCGTGCGATCTTCATCGCCACCCCCCACGGCGGGAGCTCGATCGCCTCGTCGTGGCTCGGACGGCTGGGCGACTCGCTCGTCAGGCTCTCCGATGACCTCAACGCCGTCGACCGGTGGTTCGACACCGAACGCGACCGCTTGCCACGGGACAACGCGTACCAGCTCTGGCAGGGTGTGCCGTCGAGTATCGACGATCTTCGTGCCGATTCGCCGCACCTGCTCGCGTATGCGAACTTGCCGATCCGCGACGCCGTGCCCTACCACACCATTGCCGGAAATCGCAACGGTGACGGCTCGGACGGCATCGTGACGCTCCAGAGTGCCCTGATCGACGGGGCTGCGTCCGAACTGGTTATCGACGCCGGCCACAACGCGCACGAGCACCCACTCGCGATCCGCGAGGTACGACGCATCCTGCTTGAGCATGAAGCGCGGGCCGACTGACAGGCAAATATTCCTCCGTCCAGAGAAAACCCCGTATGCCCGAATTTGGCGGACATTCTGTTTGGCTGATCCCGCTGCTGGTTTTCATTGCACGGATCTTCGACGTGTCGCTCGGCACGCTCCGGATGATCATGGTTATCTCGGAACACCGCTTCGCCTCGGCGACGCTGTGGTTCCTCGAGGTCATGATCTGGGTCGTTGCTGTCGGTGGCGTGGTCAAGCATCCGGACAACCCGGCGGCGATCGTCGCCTTCGCCGGCGGGTTTGCCACGGGCACACCCGTCGGCATAACCATCGAGAATAAACTCGCGAACGGCTTCCGGATCGTCCACCGCAAGCAGGTGGGCAACCTTCTCGAGCGGATCCGAGCCAGCATGCCCGATGCGATCTTGTCCGTTGAGCGAGCCGAGAAAATCTCGGGCTACGCCGTCGACGCCGGCGGCCCAAGAGCACGGCTGCTCTGGATCCGTTTCGGCGGCGTTCGAAAGTAGAAGATCGAGGCTGAAAAAAACGGGGCCGCTCGGGCCCCGCTTTCGGTACGATCTGGGTAAGAACGAATCAGCGTCGACGGCGAGCCGCGGCCAGACCCGCCAGACCCAGCAGGCCGGCCGATGCCGGTGCGGGGACAAGCGTGCCCTCGATCACAAAATTGTTGAACTGCGACGAGCTGCCCCACGTCGTGCTCGCGCGGAATCGGTACTCGCCGAAGTCTGCCAGCCCAGCGGGGGTGATGTCCGGCTGGGCGCGTGACCAGGTGATGCTGCTGCCCGAGGGGAGGCTGCCGACCACGAGCCAGTAGGTCTCGCCGCCGACGAAGCTGAATGGTGTATCGGGCGAGTTCGTCTGCGTTCCGACCGAGCCGTCGCCATCATAGAAGACCGTCGACAGAACCGTCTCGGTCGGGTTGTTCGTGCCGTCGGATGCGCGGATCTGTCCGAACGCCGTATCACCGACCTCAAACGACGCGAGCGCAAGCGTCAGTGCGTCGAACGTGAACCCCGGGCCAGCCGGGATGGTGAAAGAAACCGCCTTCGACCGGGTTTCTGTGAGTCCAACAGACCCGCCCGTGCCGAACGTATCAGGTAGATTGCCA from Planctomycetota bacterium encodes the following:
- a CDS encoding DUF5698 domain-containing protein, translating into MPEFGGHSVWLIPLLVFIARIFDVSLGTLRMIMVISEHRFASATLWFLEVMIWVVAVGGVVKHPDNPAAIVAFAGGFATGTPVGITIENKLANGFRIVHRKQVGNLLERIRASMPDAILSVERAEKISGYAVDAGGPRARLLWIRFGGVRK
- a CDS encoding alpha/beta fold hydrolase, with product MLTASSIMLGVIGCANDVRLSEREPGAALRDELRTRLTSTQLSGFTADALDRVLLTSLAEDDPLSAVERLRELAEDEPDANWRLAASELLLDAAIEASPQDATLYLACAHEAQRLLERAIDGDLGLLDSRSAFAASLYRRAVARAVDLSDQLWLTGAGSTETLTGRGGAFELSLVPPARGMRYPAGLFDRLTPTDGIEVAGMRHHFRVRAFGAPVTAVREQAAAEPPRTEPLIPPEGIMAPATVTMRFGEPHANGSIPTAIDLWNTDRVRAVEYRGSMLRLSVDVTAPIATLFARARLVGEGQTGMFDARDRENRIGIYLHEPYDPTKIPVVLVHGLRSSPATWRDMLNDLRSDPVLRERYQFWMFLYPSGLPIPRSASFLRDSLGNARHTLDPYRESRAMDRMVLVGHSMGGLLIKAQLQDSGDVLWDSLHPEPFGDVPMPQDVREHLGTVFFYNADPRIARAIFIATPHGGSSIASSWLGRLGDSLVRLSDDLNAVDRWFDTERDRLPRDNAYQLWQGVPSSIDDLRADSPHLLAYANLPIRDAVPYHTIAGNRNGDGSDGIVTLQSALIDGAASELVIDAGHNAHEHPLAIREVRRILLEHEARAD
- a CDS encoding choice-of-anchor R domain-containing protein, with the translated sequence MKTTALAVAITTVAGTASSQDVLLGNLPDTFGTGGSVGLTETRSKAVSFTIPAGPGFTFDALTLALASFEVGDTAFGQIRASDGTNNPTETVLSTVFYDGDGSVGTQTNSPDTPFSFVGGETYWLVVGSLPSGSSITWSRAQPDITPAGLADFGEYRFRASTTWGSSSQFNNFVIEGTLVPAPASAGLLGLAGLAAARRRR